A single window of Sporosarcina sp. FSL W7-1349 DNA harbors:
- a CDS encoding SCO family protein, with protein MAGCGSEMAPGRELAPFSFTDQDGRSFGTDELQGHIWVANFIFTNCETVCPPMTMEMASLQKMAEENSLDIQFVTFTVDPDVDSPKVLKKYIQHFTENESNWHLLTGYSQKEIEKFALEQFQTIVQKPKSSNQVIHGTNFYLIDPNGRLLKEYNFADDSYREDLLKDMERLTRLDS; from the coding sequence ATGGCGGGTTGCGGTTCCGAAATGGCTCCCGGCAGAGAACTTGCCCCATTTTCATTCACGGACCAGGATGGTCGATCGTTCGGTACAGATGAATTACAAGGGCATATTTGGGTAGCGAATTTCATCTTTACCAATTGTGAAACGGTCTGCCCTCCGATGACAATGGAGATGGCCTCCTTGCAAAAGATGGCCGAAGAAAATAGCCTGGATATACAATTCGTCACCTTCACGGTCGATCCGGATGTAGATTCTCCCAAAGTACTAAAAAAATACATCCAGCACTTTACGGAAAATGAATCGAATTGGCATCTGCTGACCGGGTATTCGCAGAAAGAGATTGAAAAATTTGCTCTGGAACAGTTCCAAACCATTGTCCAAAAGCCGAAATCTTCGAATCAGGTCATTCATGGAACGAATTTTTATTTGATTGATCCGAATGGGCGGTTGTTGAAAGAATACAATTTTGCGGATGACTCCTATCGGGAGGACTTGCTGAAAGATATGGAACGTTTGACCCGGTTGGATTCATGA
- a CDS encoding sensor histidine kinase, with protein sequence MKSLTLSKKILIVLLTSIGFTILFSFFFIHYLYSELYLDSIEESIIYQGKRTASHYHYGELSDEIIDKIRWYNIVSEYEIIVVDNLEELSSYFPYKINYETLVDEEDRAQLERGTYVEKKGYVEELNRDILGAIFPIKGEDGLIGFIYIYVPLAAIQDVFRESIPLLIIVGSLFFFVLFLVVNRAWHSLFKPLKDLQQLSYEVSQGNYSNRIEAERDDEIGQLTKAFNTMSLSLEEQEERKKEFTSNIVHELRTPLTYISGYTHALKEKIYSFPEEAESYLQTMEKETERLNKLIYDLADLNHLQQDLYTIDWQPIAVAQLLYDTLDLFSIHLKEKKLLLDLHLEEDPILSGDPKRLQQVFYNTLDNAIKYSLDGGRISVTLKEEADSIVFQVTNGGTVIDEEDIERIGERFFRTDKARNRTTGGTGLGLSIVKEIVRLHGGSLQIASSPDSGTTITIHLPGMNADEEGVK encoded by the coding sequence ATGAAAAGCCTGACATTGAGCAAGAAAATACTGATCGTCCTTCTGACGAGCATCGGATTCACTATCTTATTCTCCTTCTTTTTCATTCATTATCTTTACTCGGAGCTCTATTTGGACAGTATTGAAGAGTCGATCATCTACCAAGGGAAACGGACAGCATCCCATTATCACTACGGGGAATTAAGTGACGAGATCATTGACAAGATCCGATGGTATAACATCGTCTCGGAATATGAAATTATTGTAGTGGATAATTTAGAGGAGCTCTCCTCCTACTTCCCCTACAAGATCAATTATGAAACGTTGGTGGATGAGGAAGACCGCGCTCAATTGGAAAGAGGGACCTATGTCGAGAAAAAAGGGTATGTGGAGGAGTTGAACCGGGACATTTTGGGTGCCATTTTTCCGATCAAGGGAGAAGACGGCCTCATCGGTTTCATTTATATTTATGTACCGCTTGCCGCAATCCAGGACGTTTTCCGGGAGAGCATCCCCTTACTCATCATTGTCGGTTCCTTATTCTTTTTCGTCCTGTTCCTAGTTGTCAATCGGGCATGGCACTCCCTTTTCAAGCCTTTGAAGGACTTACAACAACTTTCCTACGAGGTGTCCCAAGGGAACTACTCCAACCGGATCGAGGCGGAGCGGGATGATGAAATCGGCCAACTGACGAAAGCTTTCAATACGATGAGTCTGTCCTTGGAAGAGCAGGAAGAACGAAAAAAGGAATTTACTTCGAATATCGTGCATGAATTGCGGACCCCTTTGACTTACATTTCCGGCTATACGCATGCGTTGAAGGAGAAAATCTATTCCTTCCCGGAGGAAGCCGAAAGTTATTTGCAGACGATGGAGAAAGAAACTGAGAGGCTGAACAAATTGATCTATGATTTGGCCGATCTCAATCATTTGCAGCAAGATCTTTATACGATCGATTGGCAGCCGATTGCTGTCGCTCAGTTATTGTATGATACGCTGGATTTATTCAGCATCCATCTCAAGGAAAAAAAGCTTCTTCTCGATTTGCATTTGGAAGAGGATCCGATCTTGTCAGGCGATCCGAAACGACTTCAACAAGTGTTTTACAATACGTTGGACAATGCCATCAAATATTCGCTCGATGGCGGCAGGATTTCGGTCACTTTGAAGGAAGAGGCCGATTCTATCGTGTTCCAAGTGACAAATGGCGGAACCGTCATTGATGAAGAAGATATCGAAAGGATCGGGGAGCGTTTCTTTCGGACGGATAAAGCGCGGAATCGGACAACTGGCGGAACCGGTTTAGGCCTTTCCATCGTTAAGGAAATCGTCCGTTTACATGGAGGCTCGTTACAGATTGCGAGCAGTCCCGACAGCGGGACGACAATCACAATTCATTTGCCTGGTATGAACGCGGATGAGGAAGGGGTGAAATAA
- a CDS encoding PF20097 family protein, whose protein sequence is MNEENCAVCGNGMKRGYIHCGNRLAWVPKVSKWSVEPNFHKGAVLLSGQNRFSINHVNAYLCETCNKVIIDYSAQAN, encoded by the coding sequence TTGAATGAGGAAAATTGTGCGGTTTGCGGAAATGGCATGAAAAGAGGCTATATTCACTGCGGAAACCGGCTCGCTTGGGTGCCAAAAGTGTCAAAATGGAGTGTTGAGCCGAACTTCCATAAAGGGGCCGTCCTTCTCTCCGGCCAGAACCGCTTCTCAATCAACCATGTCAATGCGTATTTATGCGAAACATGTAATAAGGTCATCATCGATTATTCAGCCCAAGCCAATTGA
- a CDS encoding FixH family protein, with amino-acid sequence MKRIIGWLLIGMTLAVLAACGKNEEPEVSTEPEEILPIAVELTVTEQVETGETVKMEALVTQGEEKVEDADKVVFEVWEEGKKDDSVMMDSTNAKEGLYTAETTFDHDGLFHIQVHVDARGMHTMPKKEVTVGDGGNYEAVQEEEDGHEHGHADGFSMHFVKPEAVAAEEEQELMVHLQMDGHPLDQANVRYEIWNEGNENEKDWVDAEETQAGEYTATHTFAEPGTFHIQIHVENEDGLHEHEEHTVEVK; translated from the coding sequence ATGAAACGGATTATAGGATGGTTATTGATCGGAATGACCCTTGCAGTATTGGCCGCTTGCGGGAAAAATGAAGAACCGGAAGTGAGCACCGAACCGGAAGAGATTTTACCGATAGCGGTCGAGTTGACCGTGACAGAGCAAGTGGAGACCGGAGAAACGGTGAAGATGGAAGCGCTTGTGACGCAAGGGGAAGAAAAAGTGGAAGATGCGGATAAAGTGGTGTTTGAAGTGTGGGAAGAAGGCAAAAAGGATGACAGTGTCATGATGGATTCGACGAATGCGAAAGAGGGGCTGTACACTGCCGAAACGACATTCGACCATGACGGCCTATTCCACATCCAAGTCCACGTGGATGCAAGGGGCATGCACACGATGCCGAAAAAAGAAGTGACAGTCGGTGACGGTGGCAACTATGAGGCGGTTCAAGAAGAGGAAGATGGACATGAGCACGGCCATGCGGATGGGTTTTCCATGCATTTCGTGAAACCGGAAGCTGTCGCGGCGGAGGAAGAGCAAGAATTGATGGTCCACCTCCAAATGGACGGCCATCCATTGGACCAAGCAAACGTCCGCTATGAAATTTGGAATGAAGGAAACGAAAATGAAAAAGATTGGGTGGACGCAGAAGAGACCCAGGCTGGCGAGTACACAGCGACACATACTTTTGCAGAACCGGGCACTTTCCATATCCAAATCCATGTAGAAAATGAAGACGGGCTGCATGAACACGAAGAACATACTGTTGAAGTGAAATAA
- a CDS encoding general stress protein — protein MTVKKTVENAVQAKQEIENLVTQGYTHDDIYIFAHDKKRGDDITEALDTEKVGMSEQGFLDSMKNMFSSRGDELRSKMEAAGLTEQEAADAEKELDQGKLVLIAKK, from the coding sequence ATGACTGTTAAAAAAACTGTAGAAAATGCAGTACAAGCAAAGCAGGAAATCGAAAACTTGGTGACACAAGGCTACACCCACGATGATATTTATATTTTTGCCCATGATAAAAAACGGGGCGACGATATTACGGAAGCACTGGACACCGAGAAAGTCGGCATGTCGGAACAAGGCTTTCTCGATAGCATGAAAAACATGTTTTCTTCCCGAGGCGACGAATTACGCAGCAAAATGGAAGCGGCCGGCTTGACCGAACAGGAAGCGGCAGATGCTGAAAAAGAGCTCGACCAAGGGAAGCTTGTGTTGATTGCGAAAAAATGA
- a CDS encoding response regulator transcription factor: MKQTTILIIDDEEQMRKLIRTFLEKEGYAVLEASDGIQALSLVEKEEPHLCMVDVMMPYMDGFTFAKEVKQISTVPIIFLSAKGEEWDKIQGLKLGGDDYIVKPFLPGELLARVESVLRRTYQQRQSEDVLRAGPLVINQTSHTVTLNGKPLTLTLKEFGVLHLLASNKGRVYSREQLLHLVWGDEHQSSERTVDTHIKTLRLKMGDDGQMIETVWGVGYKFEV, from the coding sequence ATGAAGCAAACGACAATCTTAATCATAGACGATGAAGAGCAGATGAGGAAACTGATCCGGACCTTCCTTGAAAAAGAAGGCTATGCGGTCCTTGAAGCGTCGGACGGGATCCAGGCCTTATCTCTCGTTGAAAAGGAAGAGCCCCATCTATGTATGGTGGATGTCATGATGCCCTATATGGATGGTTTCACCTTTGCCAAGGAAGTTAAACAGATTTCTACCGTCCCCATCATCTTCCTATCTGCGAAAGGCGAAGAATGGGATAAAATCCAAGGGCTGAAATTGGGAGGGGATGATTATATCGTGAAACCTTTCCTCCCTGGCGAACTGTTGGCACGCGTGGAATCCGTCCTACGCCGGACATATCAGCAACGTCAATCCGAAGATGTTTTACGAGCTGGGCCACTTGTCATCAATCAGACATCCCACACAGTCACCTTGAACGGCAAACCGCTCACGTTGACTCTGAAAGAATTCGGGGTTCTGCATCTTCTAGCCAGCAACAAAGGCCGCGTCTATTCGCGGGAACAATTGCTCCATCTTGTCTGGGGCGATGAGCATCAAAGCAGCGAACGGACCGTCGATACCCATATTAAGACATTACGCCTGAAGATGGGGGATGACGGACAAATGATCGAAACGGTTTGGGGAGTCGGTTACAAGTTCGAGGTGTAA